The following proteins come from a genomic window of Pseudomonas cichorii:
- the frr gene encoding ribosome recycling factor: MINEIKKDAQTRMQKSLESLAHAFSRIRTGKAHPDILEGVMVPYYGSDTPIKQVANITVKDSRTLQVVAFERNMLGAVDKAIQSSGLGFNPTNLGELLLISMPALTEETRKGFTKQARDAAEDARVAVRNIRRDALSQYKDLVKEKEISEDEERRAADDIQKLTDKFVADIEVAVKQKEADLMAV; this comes from the coding sequence ATGATCAACGAAATCAAGAAAGACGCTCAGACTCGTATGCAGAAGAGCCTCGAGTCGCTGGCGCACGCATTCAGCCGCATTCGTACTGGCAAGGCGCACCCGGATATCCTCGAAGGTGTCATGGTGCCTTACTACGGCTCCGATACCCCGATCAAGCAAGTGGCCAACATCACCGTCAAGGACTCCCGTACCCTTCAGGTCGTGGCGTTCGAGCGCAACATGCTGGGCGCGGTCGACAAGGCAATCCAGAGCTCCGGTCTGGGCTTCAACCCTACCAACCTGGGCGAACTGCTGCTGATCAGCATGCCGGCCCTGACCGAAGAAACCCGCAAGGGCTTCACCAAGCAGGCTCGTGACGCTGCCGAAGATGCACGTGTTGCCGTACGAAACATCCGTCGTGACGCGCTGAGCCAGTACAAGGATCTGGTCAAGGAAAAGGAAATCAGCGAAGACGAAGAGCGTCGTGCTGCTGATGACATCCAGAAACTGACCGACAAGTTCGTTGCGGACATCGAAGTGGCGGTGAAGCAGAAAGAAGCAGACCTGATGGCCGTATAA
- a CDS encoding phosphatidate cytidylyltransferase, whose translation MLKQRIITALILLPVALCGFFLLKGADFALFIGLVVVLGAWEWARLAGLVSQGMRVAYAAAVALLLFLMYLVPGLAPWILVAAVIWWCAATFLVLTFPDSSDYWASAACKLVIGLLILLPAWQGLILIKQWPLGNGLILAVMVLVWAADIGAYFSGKAFGKRKLAPKVSPGKSWEGVYGGLVVSLLITAGVGLSRGWSVSQLIVALLGAAAIVLISVVGDLTESMFKRQAGVKDSSNLLPGHGGVLDRIDSLTAAIPVFAVLLWAADWGVL comes from the coding sequence ATGCTGAAACAACGGATCATCACTGCGCTCATCCTGCTGCCGGTCGCTCTTTGCGGGTTCTTCCTGCTCAAGGGCGCCGACTTCGCCCTGTTCATCGGTCTGGTCGTGGTGCTGGGTGCCTGGGAATGGGCAAGGCTTGCAGGGCTTGTTTCCCAAGGCATGCGAGTGGCTTATGCCGCTGCAGTCGCCTTGTTGCTGTTTCTCATGTATCTGGTGCCGGGCCTTGCGCCCTGGATTCTCGTCGCGGCGGTTATCTGGTGGTGTGCGGCGACCTTTCTGGTTCTGACATTCCCCGACTCCAGTGATTACTGGGCGAGCGCTGCCTGCAAACTGGTCATTGGTCTGTTGATCCTGCTGCCTGCCTGGCAAGGACTTATCCTTATCAAGCAATGGCCTCTGGGCAATGGATTGATTCTGGCGGTCATGGTGCTGGTATGGGCGGCGGACATTGGCGCCTATTTCTCCGGCAAGGCATTTGGCAAGCGCAAGCTGGCACCCAAGGTCAGTCCGGGTAAAAGCTGGGAAGGTGTTTATGGTGGTCTGGTGGTCAGTCTGCTTATTACTGCTGGCGTAGGTCTTTCCCGCGGCTGGTCGGTTTCGCAGTTGATCGTCGCTCTTCTGGGCGCGGCTGCCATCGTCCTGATTTCCGTGGTCGGCGACCTGACCGAAAGCATGTTCAAGCGTCAGGCCGGCGTCAAGGACAGCAGCAACCTGCTGCCCGGTCATGGCGGCGTGCTGGATCGTATCGACAGCCTGACGGCTGCCATTCCGGTTTTTGCCGTGCTGCTCTGGGCTGCTGACTGGGGTGTGCTGTGA
- the uppS gene encoding polyprenyl diphosphate synthase — protein sequence MEKTKPAASSSVPRHVAIIMDGNNRWAKKRLLPGVAGHKAGVDAVRAVIEVCAEAKVEVLTLFAFSSENWQRPAEEVGALMELFFTALRRETRRLNENGISLRIIGDRSRFHPELQAAMREAEQQTAGNNSFVLQVAANYGGQWDIAQAAQRLSREVQAGHLQPEDITPELLQTCLATGDLPLPDLCIRTGGEHRISNFLLWQLAYAELYFSDLFWPDFKHDAMRAALADFASRQRRFGKTSEQVEAGARV from the coding sequence ATGGAAAAGACAAAACCGGCCGCATCGTCTTCGGTGCCGCGTCATGTCGCGATTATCATGGATGGTAATAATCGCTGGGCCAAGAAGCGTCTGCTGCCAGGTGTTGCGGGTCACAAGGCAGGCGTTGATGCCGTGCGTGCGGTCATTGAGGTGTGTGCCGAGGCCAAGGTCGAGGTGCTGACGTTGTTCGCGTTCTCCAGCGAAAACTGGCAGCGTCCGGCCGAGGAGGTCGGGGCCTTGATGGAGTTGTTCTTCACAGCCCTGCGGCGCGAAACCCGTCGTCTGAACGAGAATGGCATCAGCCTGCGCATCATTGGTGATCGCTCGCGCTTCCATCCCGAGCTTCAGGCGGCCATGCGTGAGGCGGAGCAGCAGACGGCTGGCAACAACAGTTTCGTCCTGCAGGTCGCGGCCAATTATGGTGGGCAGTGGGATATCGCCCAGGCTGCCCAGCGTCTGTCCCGCGAGGTTCAGGCCGGGCATCTGCAGCCTGAAGACATCACCCCCGAACTGTTGCAGACCTGTCTGGCAACCGGCGATCTGCCGTTGCCGGACCTGTGTATCCGTACGGGTGGCGAGCACCGCATCAGTAACTTCCTGCTCTGGCAGTTGGCTTATGCCGAGCTGTATTTTTCCGACCTGTTCTGGCCGGACTTCAAACACGATGCCATGCGCGCTGCGCTGGCCGATTTCGCTTCGCGCCAACGTCGCTTCGGTAAAACCAGCGAACAGGTCGAAGCTGGAGCCCGGGTTTAA